A genomic stretch from Terriglobus sp. RCC_193 includes:
- a CDS encoding uracil-DNA glycosylase produces the protein MPSKILNPVRSSRSAAADFTVLNEQIVSCTRCSRLREYCTALGETKRRAYMDWDYWARPVPGFGDANARVLIVGLAPGAHGANRTGRPFTGDGAGYFMYPVLYETGFATQPDATSRNDGLKLRGCRICSICRCAPPGDKPTPQEIRNCAPFLATEIQTLRKLRVVVALGRIAFDGYLNFLIAQGVITSRREYGFAHGAEHRLPNGILLIASYHPSLRNTNTGRLDKAMFTRIFVRARELAGLS, from the coding sequence ATGCCATCCAAGATCCTGAACCCCGTACGTTCCAGCCGCTCCGCTGCTGCCGATTTCACCGTTTTGAATGAACAGATTGTGTCCTGCACGCGCTGCTCTCGTCTGCGGGAATATTGCACCGCGCTTGGAGAGACGAAGCGGCGCGCCTACATGGATTGGGATTACTGGGCGCGCCCCGTACCGGGTTTTGGTGATGCGAATGCACGCGTGCTGATTGTGGGGCTTGCGCCGGGAGCGCATGGCGCCAACCGCACCGGTCGTCCCTTCACCGGCGATGGTGCGGGTTATTTCATGTATCCAGTGCTATATGAGACGGGATTTGCCACGCAGCCGGATGCGACGTCACGCAACGACGGGTTGAAATTGCGTGGTTGCCGAATCTGCTCCATCTGCCGTTGCGCGCCACCGGGAGACAAGCCGACGCCGCAGGAGATTCGCAACTGCGCGCCATTTCTGGCGACGGAGATTCAGACGCTGCGTAAGTTGCGCGTGGTGGTGGCGCTGGGGCGCATTGCGTTTGATGGATATCTGAACTTTCTGATCGCGCAGGGAGTGATCACGTCGCGTCGCGAATATGGTTTTGCGCATGGCGCGGAGCACCGATTGCCGAATGGCATCCTGTTGATTGCGAGCTACCACCCCTCGCTGCGCAACACGAACACCGGCAGGCTGGACAAGGCGATGTTCACCCGGATTTTTGTGCGTGCACGCGAACTCGCCGGGCTTTCATGA
- a CDS encoding YtxH domain-containing protein: protein MSNSNKSFWAAFITGLTVGAVVALIYAPHDGKTTRKKIGRAYDDAEDALEDAADYVKDRAERLSKEASHAYKKGVKQLDQVYSKASDTLNDVYSEAKDRLASAADTAIDGVESASKKVRALV from the coding sequence ATGAGCAATAGCAATAAGAGTTTTTGGGCAGCCTTTATCACCGGTCTTACCGTAGGCGCAGTAGTGGCTTTGATATACGCGCCGCACGATGGGAAGACAACGCGTAAAAAGATTGGACGCGCTTACGACGATGCAGAAGATGCACTGGAAGACGCCGCGGACTATGTGAAGGACAGGGCAGAGCGGTTGTCAAAAGAAGCGTCGCATGCCTACAAGAAAGGCGTGAAGCAGCTGGATCAGGTGTATTCCAAGGCATCGGACACTCTGAATGATGTCTACTCGGAGGCGAAAGACCGGCTGGCATCTGCTGCAGATACTGCGATTGATGGCGTGGAATCTGCGTCGAAGAAGGTTCGCGCACTGGTATAG
- the cysD gene encoding sulfate adenylyltransferase subunit CysD, translating to MGTASLISPQVSASPQSPRLSHLRLLEAESIHILREVAAEFEKPVMLYSIGKDSSVMLRLAQKAFYPGPIPFPLLHIDTGYKFHEMLEFRDNMAKSIGAELLVWRNEPALAAGTNPIALDTKRCCGLLKTQALLDGLSHYGFTAAFGGARRDEEKSRAKERIYSFRDKAGQWDPKNQRPELWNLYNSRIHPGESIRVFPLSNWTEMDVWQYIHEENIPVVDLYFAKERPMYVRGDALLPIEQDFVARLGEKPQMVKCRLRSLGCSPCTGAIRSEADTIPKIIEEILGFKSSERANRVIDHDQEGSMEIKKREGYF from the coding sequence ATGGGAACAGCTTCACTGATATCGCCGCAGGTTTCCGCGTCACCGCAATCGCCGCGGCTTAGTCATCTGCGCCTGCTGGAAGCGGAGAGCATTCACATTCTGCGTGAAGTGGCCGCGGAGTTTGAAAAGCCCGTCATGCTGTACTCCATCGGCAAGGATTCGTCGGTGATGCTGCGGCTGGCGCAGAAGGCGTTTTACCCGGGGCCCATTCCGTTTCCACTGCTGCACATCGACACCGGTTACAAGTTCCACGAGATGCTGGAGTTTCGCGACAATATGGCGAAGAGCATTGGTGCGGAGTTGCTCGTTTGGCGCAATGAGCCTGCACTGGCTGCTGGCACGAATCCCATTGCACTGGATACCAAGCGCTGCTGCGGTTTGCTGAAGACGCAGGCGTTGCTCGATGGCTTGAGCCACTATGGCTTCACGGCTGCCTTTGGCGGTGCTCGTCGCGATGAAGAGAAGTCGCGTGCGAAGGAACGCATTTATTCCTTCCGCGACAAGGCTGGCCAGTGGGACCCGAAGAATCAACGGCCCGAGCTTTGGAATCTGTACAACTCGCGCATCCATCCGGGCGAAAGCATTCGCGTGTTCCCGCTCAGCAACTGGACGGAGATGGATGTGTGGCAGTACATCCACGAAGAAAACATTCCAGTGGTGGACCTGTACTTTGCAAAGGAACGCCCCATGTACGTGCGTGGCGATGCGCTGCTGCCCATTGAGCAGGACTTTGTTGCACGCCTGGGTGAGAAGCCGCAGATGGTGAAGTGCCGTCTTCGTTCGCTGGGATGCAGCCCGTGCACCGGCGCCATCCGCAGCGAGGCTGACACCATCCCCAAGATCATTGAAGAGATTCTCGGCTTTAAGTCGTCGGAGCGTGCGAACCGCGTGATTGACCACGATCAGGAAGGTTCCATGGAGATCAAGAAGCGCGAGGGGTATTTCTAA
- the cysN gene encoding sulfate adenylyltransferase subunit CysN yields the protein MSAQNNLVELAANGAPAGEPEVWNENVAVYTPLKGHTPEPEPVAVSPSFAENFNVDDYLAEERGKDLLRFSTAGSVDDGKSTLIGRLLYDTQSVYDDQVRSIEGKGTTAPGVLDLALLTDGLRAEREQGITIDVAYRYFSTPRRKFIIADTPGHEQYTRNMATGASTADVAVVLVDARKGVLIQSRRHAYITALLGVRHVIVAVNKMDLVDYSEAVFTQITQDFRDFFRGLDIDGHDDTVLHFVPVSALEGDNVVHASAKTPWYSGEPLLELLESIPSSQVITEAPFRMHVQRVVRPNLDFRGFAGQIASGTIRVGDELVALPSGKRSRVSRIVTFDGDLPEAFAPLSITVVLEDEIDISRGDLLAAAASLPHVASRLNAALVWMNETPLDTTRRYLLKQGSHSVPARVSAVLSAVNLTDASASQTESASLHLNGIGAVVVETLQPIAFDSYAADRHTGSFVLIDPQSNATVAAGMIRGAAGSSSAHGAHHVTDVVLKPAHALRLEGTREALDLALDALRHAGVLKEDA from the coding sequence ATGAGCGCGCAGAATAACCTCGTGGAATTGGCTGCCAACGGTGCGCCTGCGGGTGAGCCGGAGGTCTGGAATGAAAACGTGGCTGTGTATACGCCATTGAAAGGCCATACGCCAGAGCCCGAGCCGGTGGCGGTATCGCCGTCGTTTGCGGAGAACTTCAACGTTGACGACTACCTTGCGGAAGAACGCGGCAAGGATTTGCTGCGCTTCTCCACCGCAGGCTCTGTGGATGATGGAAAGTCCACGCTGATCGGTCGTCTGCTGTATGACACGCAATCGGTTTATGACGACCAGGTGCGGTCCATTGAAGGAAAGGGAACCACAGCTCCCGGCGTACTTGATCTTGCGCTGTTGACTGATGGTTTGCGTGCGGAACGAGAACAGGGCATTACGATTGATGTCGCGTATCGTTACTTCTCCACGCCACGCCGCAAGTTCATCATTGCGGATACCCCAGGCCACGAGCAGTACACGCGCAACATGGCCACAGGCGCCAGCACGGCCGACGTTGCGGTCGTTCTGGTGGATGCGCGCAAGGGTGTGCTGATTCAGTCGCGTCGCCATGCGTACATTACTGCTCTGCTTGGCGTGCGGCATGTGATCGTTGCGGTGAACAAGATGGATCTTGTCGATTACAGCGAGGCTGTCTTCACGCAGATCACGCAGGACTTCCGCGACTTTTTCCGTGGCCTGGATATCGACGGCCACGACGATACCGTGTTGCACTTTGTCCCGGTCAGCGCACTGGAAGGCGACAACGTGGTTCACGCCAGCGCAAAGACGCCCTGGTACAGCGGCGAGCCGTTGCTTGAACTGCTGGAATCCATCCCGTCATCGCAGGTGATTACGGAAGCGCCCTTCCGCATGCATGTGCAGCGTGTGGTGCGTCCGAACCTTGATTTCCGCGGCTTTGCAGGGCAGATTGCTTCTGGCACGATTCGAGTTGGCGATGAACTGGTTGCTCTGCCCTCGGGCAAGAGAAGCCGCGTCAGCCGCATCGTTACCTTTGATGGCGATCTTCCGGAAGCGTTCGCGCCGCTGTCCATCACGGTTGTTCTGGAAGATGAAATCGACATCAGCCGTGGCGATCTGCTGGCTGCTGCTGCGTCGCTCCCGCATGTCGCATCGCGGTTGAATGCAGCATTGGTGTGGATGAACGAAACGCCGCTGGACACCACGCGCCGTTACCTGCTGAAGCAGGGAAGCCACAGTGTTCCGGCACGAGTTTCAGCAGTGTTGAGCGCGGTAAATCTCACCGATGCCTCAGCATCACAGACGGAGAGTGCATCGCTTCATCTGAATGGCATTGGCGCGGTTGTGGTGGAGACGCTGCAGCCCATCGCATTCGATAGCTACGCTGCCGATCGCCACACGGGCAGCTTTGTACTGATTGACCCGCAGAGCAATGCGACAGTGGCTGCGGGCATGATTCGTGGCGCTGCAGGGTCTTCGTCAGCACATGGTGCGCATCATGTGACAGACGTTGTCCTGAAGCCGGCACATGCGTTGCGCCTGGAAGGCACACGCGAAGCACTTGACCTTGCACTGGATGCGCTGCGCCATGCAGGCGTGCTGAAGGAGGATGCGTAA
- a CDS encoding phosphoadenylyl-sulfate reductase, which produces MEPTTAPGIVSREHEKEILRAERETERHGGAPVATGDGNLPELRPELLAQLAHVRELLRIQLEGIGEGEACLTCSFQAEDVLLLHLALELRPNIPVLFLETGYHFPEIYEYRDRMTREWNLNLTNLLPKKTVAEQESEFGLLYQTEPNRCCGLRKVEPLFDAVANYKVWLTGLRREQARSRTALKEIDDFAVKPDTIVRKLSPFADWTTRDVWQLSAHFNIPLLPLYDLGYTSIGCQPCTTLPTDPNDPRSGRWGGKKVECGIHIQATDTANPDAAH; this is translated from the coding sequence ATGGAACCGACCACTGCTCCCGGCATCGTCTCGCGTGAACATGAGAAAGAGATACTTCGCGCAGAGCGCGAAACAGAACGGCATGGTGGTGCGCCTGTAGCGACTGGCGATGGCAATCTGCCGGAACTCCGTCCAGAGTTGCTGGCACAGCTTGCGCATGTGCGTGAACTGCTGCGCATACAGCTTGAAGGCATTGGCGAAGGCGAAGCGTGCCTGACGTGCTCGTTTCAGGCGGAAGATGTATTGCTGCTGCATCTCGCCCTGGAGCTTCGTCCGAACATTCCAGTGTTGTTTCTGGAAACGGGCTATCACTTTCCCGAGATCTATGAATATCGCGACCGCATGACGCGCGAGTGGAACCTGAACCTGACAAACCTGCTGCCGAAGAAAACGGTTGCAGAACAGGAGTCGGAGTTCGGTTTGCTCTATCAGACAGAGCCGAATCGCTGCTGCGGCCTGCGCAAAGTGGAACCGCTGTTTGACGCAGTTGCGAACTACAAGGTGTGGCTCACCGGCCTGCGCCGCGAACAGGCGCGCAGCCGTACCGCATTGAAAGAGATCGATGATTTTGCCGTGAAGCCGGACACCATTGTGCGCAAACTCAGCCCTTTTGCGGACTGGACCACGCGCGATGTGTGGCAGCTCAGCGCGCACTTCAACATTCCTCTGCTACCCCTGTATGACCTGGGGTATACGTCGATTGGATGTCAGCCATGTACCACCCTCCCCACGGACCCGAACGATCCTCGATCAGGCCGCTGGGGAGGAAAGAAGGTGGAATGCGGCATCCACATCCAGGCCACGGACACGGCCAATCCGGATGCCGCGCACTAA
- a CDS encoding sulfite exporter TauE/SafE family protein, with translation MHYVIGFVIAMFIALTGVGAGTITTPLLILFLGVPTAVAVTTGLVFSAVVKLFLVPTQIIRKQVNWRVLGWMLLGGLPGVLLGSLFLAHLVSKGSQHIMNGLLGAVLVLTAIYQIIFSFRPIAQRDKPRDCRFCMPLLMFPVGAEVGFSSAGAGALGTAALLSLTSLAPVQVVGTDILFGFVLSLVGSGAHMFNGAHDASLLKELVIGGIFGVIVGTWSAKFIPKRPLRFALWVWLLIIGAQFIYNNAIHPIR, from the coding sequence ATGCATTACGTTATTGGATTTGTCATTGCGATGTTTATCGCTTTGACCGGCGTGGGAGCAGGCACCATCACCACGCCTTTGCTCATCCTGTTCCTTGGAGTACCAACAGCGGTGGCTGTTACCACCGGCCTTGTTTTTTCCGCTGTCGTGAAACTGTTTCTGGTGCCTACGCAGATCATTCGTAAGCAGGTGAACTGGCGCGTGCTGGGATGGATGTTGCTGGGTGGTTTGCCCGGCGTTCTGCTGGGCTCGCTGTTTCTTGCGCACCTGGTCAGCAAAGGCTCACAGCACATCATGAATGGGCTGCTGGGCGCGGTGCTGGTGTTGACGGCGATCTACCAGATCATCTTTTCCTTTCGGCCCATTGCACAACGGGACAAGCCACGCGATTGCCGCTTCTGCATGCCGTTGCTGATGTTCCCTGTGGGAGCGGAAGTGGGCTTTTCATCCGCAGGGGCCGGCGCGCTGGGGACAGCGGCGTTGTTGTCGCTGACGAGTCTTGCGCCTGTTCAGGTGGTGGGCACGGATATCCTGTTTGGCTTTGTTCTGTCGCTGGTGGGCAGTGGCGCGCACATGTTTAACGGAGCGCATGATGCCTCGCTGCTGAAGGAGCTTGTCATCGGTGGCATCTTCGGTGTGATCGTGGGAACGTGGTCCGCAAAGTTTATCCCCAAGCGTCCGCTGCGGTTTGCGCTATGGGTGTGGCTGCTGATTATCGGCGCGCAGTTCATCTACAACAACGCGATCCATCCGATTCGCTAG
- a CDS encoding glycosyltransferase family 2 protein, producing the protein MFKYSIVVPFHNEEENVTALYDQLKEVMEHVGDNFEVIFVDDGSRDRTYRLLEEIAAVDSRVLVIKLRRNFGQTSALAAGFDNAKGDFVIAMDGDLQHDPREIPNFLAKLEEGYDVVSGWRAQRADNFVMRRIPSRAANWLMAKLSGVNIHDFGTTFKAYRREVIQSIPLYGQMHRFIPALASWWGASICEIPISNPPRIAGKSHYGITRTFRVFFDLLTIRFLLKYMTRPLHFFGSFGTISALTGMAISFALLLMKLIRGGHVLHQHGPWFIVASVLILAGVQLIGIGLLGELQVRHFYSAQHRAPYAVERMVRMRSSEETMLS; encoded by the coding sequence GTGTTCAAGTATTCCATCGTCGTCCCATTTCACAATGAAGAAGAAAATGTAACTGCGCTCTATGACCAACTGAAAGAGGTTATGGAGCATGTGGGCGACAACTTCGAAGTCATCTTTGTGGATGATGGATCCCGCGATCGCACGTATCGCCTGCTGGAAGAGATTGCGGCGGTAGACAGCCGCGTGCTGGTCATCAAGCTGCGCCGTAACTTTGGCCAGACGTCTGCGCTGGCAGCAGGTTTCGACAATGCGAAGGGCGATTTCGTGATTGCCATGGACGGTGACCTGCAACACGATCCGCGCGAGATCCCAAACTTCCTGGCCAAACTGGAAGAGGGATACGACGTGGTGAGCGGGTGGCGTGCGCAGCGTGCGGACAATTTTGTGATGCGTCGCATCCCTTCACGCGCAGCAAACTGGCTGATGGCCAAACTGAGCGGCGTGAACATCCACGACTTTGGAACGACATTTAAGGCATATCGCCGCGAAGTGATCCAGAGCATCCCGCTGTATGGGCAGATGCACCGTTTCATTCCGGCGCTGGCATCGTGGTGGGGTGCGTCCATCTGCGAGATTCCTATTTCAAATCCGCCTCGTATTGCAGGGAAGAGCCACTACGGCATTACACGCACCTTTCGCGTGTTTTTTGACCTGCTGACGATTCGCTTCTTATTGAAGTACATGACGCGGCCACTGCATTTTTTCGGCAGCTTTGGAACGATCAGCGCACTGACAGGGATGGCGATTTCGTTCGCTTTGTTGCTGATGAAGCTTATCCGTGGCGGCCATGTTCTTCATCAGCATGGGCCGTGGTTCATTGTGGCTTCTGTGTTGATTCTGGCGGGTGTGCAGTTGATCGGGATTGGCTTGTTAGGTGAGCTTCAGGTGCGCCACTTCTACTCCGCGCAACACCGTGCTCCGTATGCCGTGGAGCGGATGGTTCGGATGCGCTCGTCGGAAGAGACAATGCTCTCGTAA
- a CDS encoding carboxypeptidase regulatory-like domain-containing protein, whose protein sequence is MGPFALMLSLPVAIVSGVPAVAQSTAGTVTGIVTDASGAAIPGATVLIANPVSGLRRTDTSDATGRYTFTNLPFNRYHMEVSAPGFSNSTDDVQVRTGNTTQLDLHLKVGAASQEITVESDDVLNTSAQQSTTIDRDLFTKLPLVSTSSPLSSLVTLSTPGIASDSNGLFHPLGEHADTTFAIDGQSISDQQSRVFGNQPSPNIIQSVNVINGIAPAEYGDKTSLVVETTTRSGLGLTKPTGTVGLSYGTFGSVTPSLAVGFGSKSLGDFLSIDGYRSGRYLDSPEYRPVHDVGNSINIFNRSDYHPTDVDALQLNLSFSRSWFQQPNQYDQPTQDQRAKIISFNIAPSWTHTISPNSLITVSPYLRQDNFHYYPSNDVFDDTPVTLSQSRRLQNAGLRTDYTLSKGIHTLKAGATWYHTFLTEGFGLGVTDATFNAPCLDDNGNPVTDPSITSPSQCGVGNDYTANDSYASGLAPYDLTRGGSIYRFHGHTDIKQEAVYVSDNILWHDWNVQLGLRADNYNGISRRSKVEPRVNVAYHLHPTGTVLRLGWGQFFLTPYNENLIVSSTTGVGGLQSTTGNQLQDVALKPASRNQYNAGFEQSFGRYLVVNGEYFWKYTDRDFDFDVVLNSPLAFPIQWQKSKIDGFGIKVTMPTYHGVTAYSVLGHTRSRFFGPEVGGVLSNDPTINSSAVFRIDHDQAFQQSTNLQYQYKHGPYFGLTWRYESGLVAGAVTDPETALGFTPDQQQQIQLTCGNVRATLANPITSCPTGQLYSPLVKIPAAGTENDDKNPPRIAPRTLFDGQLGWDNVMHKDRLKTNLSITATNLTNKTALYNFLSTFSGTHYVSPRTVTGQISFNF, encoded by the coding sequence ATGGGTCCATTTGCCCTCATGCTCTCCCTTCCGGTCGCTATCGTCTCCGGTGTTCCTGCTGTTGCTCAATCCACGGCTGGTACAGTTACCGGCATCGTCACAGATGCCAGCGGCGCGGCCATTCCGGGCGCTACTGTCCTCATCGCGAATCCGGTCAGCGGTCTCCGCCGCACCGACACCAGCGATGCCACAGGCCGTTACACGTTCACGAATCTGCCCTTCAACCGTTACCACATGGAAGTCTCTGCACCGGGATTTTCCAATTCCACAGACGACGTTCAGGTGCGCACGGGCAATACCACGCAGCTGGATCTGCACCTCAAGGTAGGCGCTGCCTCCCAGGAAATCACCGTTGAGTCAGATGATGTACTGAACACCTCAGCGCAACAGTCCACCACGATTGACCGCGACCTGTTTACGAAACTGCCGCTGGTCAGCACATCATCGCCACTGTCCAGCCTCGTCACGTTGAGCACACCGGGCATTGCATCCGACTCAAACGGACTCTTCCATCCACTCGGTGAACACGCCGATACCACTTTCGCGATTGATGGCCAGTCCATCAGCGATCAGCAAAGCCGCGTCTTTGGCAATCAGCCTTCGCCGAACATCATCCAGTCCGTCAATGTGATCAACGGCATTGCGCCCGCGGAATATGGTGATAAGACCAGCCTCGTCGTGGAAACCACCACACGTTCCGGCCTGGGCCTAACTAAACCCACAGGTACCGTTGGCCTTAGCTATGGCACCTTCGGTTCTGTTACGCCATCCTTAGCGGTTGGCTTCGGCAGCAAATCTCTTGGTGACTTCCTTTCAATCGACGGCTACCGCAGCGGTCGTTATCTGGACAGCCCGGAGTACCGTCCAGTGCATGACGTGGGTAACAGCATCAACATCTTCAACCGCAGCGATTATCACCCCACAGATGTGGATGCGCTGCAATTAAATCTGTCGTTCTCTCGTTCATGGTTTCAGCAGCCGAATCAGTACGACCAGCCCACGCAGGACCAGCGCGCGAAGATCATCTCCTTCAACATTGCGCCAAGCTGGACGCACACCATCAGCCCCAACAGCCTGATCACCGTTTCCCCCTACCTGCGGCAGGACAACTTCCACTACTACCCCAGCAATGACGTCTTCGACGACACACCGGTAACACTGTCGCAGTCGCGCCGTCTGCAGAACGCCGGCCTGCGCACGGATTACACCCTGAGCAAGGGCATTCACACGCTGAAGGCCGGTGCGACCTGGTATCACACCTTCCTCACGGAAGGCTTTGGACTTGGCGTTACCGATGCCACATTCAATGCACCATGCCTCGATGACAACGGCAATCCTGTTACGGATCCTTCCATCACAAGTCCTTCGCAATGCGGTGTGGGTAATGACTACACCGCGAATGACAGCTATGCATCGGGCCTTGCACCGTACGATCTGACTCGCGGCGGCTCCATCTATCGCTTCCACGGTCATACCGACATCAAGCAGGAAGCGGTATATGTTTCCGACAACATCCTCTGGCACGACTGGAACGTGCAGTTGGGGCTGCGCGCGGATAACTATAACGGCATCAGCCGCCGCTCCAAGGTAGAGCCGCGTGTCAACGTCGCGTATCACCTGCATCCCACCGGCACTGTCCTTCGTCTCGGCTGGGGCCAGTTCTTCCTTACGCCGTACAACGAGAACCTGATCGTCAGCAGCACCACCGGCGTTGGTGGTCTGCAGAGCACGACGGGCAACCAGCTTCAGGATGTCGCACTGAAGCCCGCCTCACGTAACCAATACAACGCTGGATTCGAACAATCTTTTGGGCGTTACCTCGTGGTGAACGGCGAGTATTTCTGGAAGTACACAGACCGCGATTTTGACTTTGACGTGGTATTGAATTCGCCGCTGGCCTTCCCCATCCAGTGGCAGAAGTCAAAGATCGACGGCTTCGGCATTAAAGTCACCATGCCGACCTACCACGGCGTAACCGCGTATTCAGTGCTGGGACATACGCGTTCCCGCTTCTTTGGTCCTGAGGTTGGCGGCGTGCTCTCCAACGACCCCACGATCAACTCCAGCGCGGTATTCCGCATCGATCACGATCAGGCTTTCCAGCAGTCCACCAACCTGCAATACCAGTACAAACACGGACCTTACTTCGGCCTGACCTGGCGCTACGAAAGCGGCCTGGTAGCTGGTGCTGTGACAGATCCCGAAACCGCACTGGGTTTCACACCGGACCAGCAGCAGCAGATTCAACTCACCTGCGGCAATGTTCGTGCGACCCTGGCAAATCCCATCACCAGCTGCCCTACGGGCCAACTGTACTCGCCACTGGTAAAGATTCCCGCCGCAGGAACAGAGAACGACGACAAGAACCCGCCGCGCATTGCTCCGCGCACCCTGTTCGATGGTCAGCTTGGCTGGGACAACGTCATGCATAAGGACCGTCTCAAGACAAACCTCTCAATTACGGCCACCAACCTCACCAACAAGACTGCGCTGTACAACTTCCTGTCCACCTTCAGCGGGACGCACTATGTTTCGCCAAGGACCGTTACCGGACAAATCTCTTTCAACTTCTAA
- a CDS encoding hemolysin family protein, protein MLESALFRLMTVAILILANAFFVAAEFAIVSVRETRLEHMVRSGRIGAATALRLKREIDDFLAANQLGVTLCSLALGYLGESAVAQVLEQLFGQATFLQRWKVFALHEAAISHVVAIVLAFSIITYLEVLLGEQVPKSIALQRSERLALAVAGPMDVFIRMTLPAVRLLKGSTALVLRVFRMPLRSEGGEVHSPEELKMVATATRRNGLLPEFQEQMIHHAIDLNHVTVREIMTPRGRIVALPADMPVELASAHIIEEQHSRVPVYDPVLGTEHIIGVVYSKDISRLMHYRRDNRLPAALQAPSVPLRNVVRDVMVVPETKLAVEVLQEFQQRRRQIAIVVDEFGSTVGLVTAEDVLEQVVGELQDEFDVAARNLPTPDHHGIVDLDGTVTLRDLATQLHWHFPREAGIETLAGFMLAQLGHLPKTGEDVVYGGRMFRVMEMNGRRISRIRVQTMPDAPKEETESVQEERNEA, encoded by the coding sequence ATGCTTGAGTCGGCTCTGTTCCGCCTGATGACCGTCGCCATCCTGATCCTGGCGAACGCGTTCTTCGTTGCGGCGGAGTTTGCCATTGTGTCCGTACGCGAAACGCGGCTGGAACACATGGTGCGCAGCGGTCGTATTGGCGCTGCTACGGCGCTGCGGCTGAAGCGGGAGATTGATGACTTTCTGGCGGCAAATCAGCTTGGCGTGACGCTCTGTTCGCTGGCGCTTGGCTATCTGGGCGAGAGCGCCGTGGCACAGGTGCTGGAACAGCTTTTTGGGCAGGCCACCTTTCTGCAGAGGTGGAAGGTGTTTGCGCTGCACGAGGCAGCCATCAGCCATGTTGTGGCGATTGTGCTTGCCTTTTCCATCATCACCTATCTGGAAGTGCTGCTCGGGGAACAGGTGCCGAAGTCGATTGCGCTGCAACGCAGTGAGCGGCTTGCGCTGGCCGTTGCCGGGCCGATGGATGTTTTCATCCGCATGACGCTGCCTGCCGTGCGACTTCTGAAAGGATCGACAGCGCTGGTGCTGCGCGTATTCCGTATGCCGTTGCGCAGCGAAGGCGGCGAAGTCCATTCGCCAGAAGAGTTGAAGATGGTGGCCACGGCAACGCGGCGCAATGGCCTTCTGCCGGAGTTTCAGGAGCAGATGATTCATCACGCCATCGACCTGAACCATGTGACGGTGCGCGAAATTATGACGCCACGTGGACGCATCGTCGCATTGCCTGCAGATATGCCGGTGGAGCTGGCATCGGCCCACATTATTGAAGAACAGCACTCGCGCGTGCCGGTATACGACCCCGTGCTGGGGACGGAGCACATCATCGGTGTGGTGTACTCCAAGGACATTTCACGGCTCATGCATTACCGTCGCGACAATCGTCTGCCTGCCGCCTTGCAAGCGCCTTCCGTACCACTGCGCAATGTGGTGCGCGATGTGATGGTGGTACCTGAGACAAAGCTCGCTGTCGAAGTCTTGCAGGAGTTCCAGCAACGTCGGCGACAGATTGCCATTGTGGTGGATGAGTTCGGTTCTACTGTGGGTCTGGTTACAGCCGAAGATGTTCTGGAGCAGGTGGTGGGCGAACTGCAGGATGAGTTCGATGTCGCAGCGCGCAATCTTCCCACACCGGATCACCACGGCATCGTGGATCTGGACGGCACCGTGACACTGCGCGATCTGGCCACGCAACTGCATTGGCATTTTCCACGCGAGGCAGGTATCGAGACGCTAGCAGGCTTTATGTTGGCGCAACTTGGCCATCTACCCAAAACGGGTGAGGACGTGGTCTATGGTGGACGCATGTTTCGCGTAATGGAGATGAATGGCCGCCGCATCAGCCGCATCCGTGTGCAGACGATGCCTGACGCGCCAAAGGAAGAGACTGAATCTGTGCAGGAAGAACGCAACGAGGCATGA